TCAAACAAAAATCATTTTAGGCATTAATGTATCGTTATAAATGAAAATTGAAATCAAAGGGCCCTAAAACGATGTTTGAAAACCCAAGATACAAGAACTGAGAGCCAAATTATGATTCTTGGGCCAAAATATCAAAACACAATGAGACAAGTTTCCtatgttttcaaaatttaggtttctTACTTGTATGTCTTGAGACTTTAGCATGATTCGAGACTTGCATCTAGAAATCAATCTTGGGCACAATTTTGTTCATCCTATCCTGAAACATGCTCAACCTAACTTCAAAAAACATATTTGAAATCTTGAaatacaaaaatgaaaaaaaaacatttcaaGTTATGCAAACCTAACTTCAAGTATCTCCAAACATATTTGAAAGCATACCAACAAGTTTAACTTGCAAAAAGATGTCAGAAAACAAATATGCAAGTAAATGTATGAACTTAAACACACCATGTAACCCAttaaaatcctttaacaaatgtCGGATAGAAGTTTACTATAGTAATCAAAATGTACCAACAATACACCATAGTGCCAAATAGTATGTTATTTGTATTAAATCCAagtattattatttgaatatgaacTCAAATAAAATCATCTTTTAAGTATCCAAATCCATTAAATACTGTTTTTagtaaatgcaaaaaaaaaaaaaagtaaagcaAATAATGGATTCAAATATTTGAATCTATAATACATTACTCTTAAAAGTAAAACTGATTTGGATAATAGATACATTCGAATTTTGAATATATCATCTTTTTAAATCTACTACATAtagtaattaaaatattcaaactTTTATCTGAATATATACAAGTCAGATATTTGCAAATATCTGAATTCTCACTCTCTTTAGCGTCTACAAAAACCCAAAAAGAGAGGGAATTCGGGGCGTTGAGTTGAAGCTTGTAACAAAGGAGATTTTTACCAAGGAAAAGTTTTCACGAGTGCAATTTTTTTTGGCGGGGAGAGGATGGATGACAATCATGAGTACTCAATTGCaatttgttaaataaaaatatgtatttgaTATGGATACATTCAATTTTTATTGAACTTTGGAGTGTTATATCCTTGTAGTACTAAATGCAGTGCAGGTTGACTAGACTTGAGTTTCATTTATCTACATATTGCAAACATATCTTTCACTTAAATACATGAAAAAAGAATTTGAACATCTTGTTTAAATATCAATGAAAAGATATTTAGTGATTTAGGTGGTAATTATTTGTTCTACTTTGCCTATCATTAATTTAGATGGTTCCATTTTATAGTGGCCTCAGCCTTTCACTGATGATGTAAAATACAGGTGAACTCTAAGAGTTACATATTGATTACCCGTTTTAACAATTCATGAGACCAAGTTCTACGACCATATGATATCATGCAAAATGTGTAGAAGATATATGCATTGGCAATGGCAATGGCAACGGCAACGGCAACGGCAACGGCAACGGCaaaaaattttcatgcttttatgtGCTTAAGAATAATGCTCTGCAACAAAACACTACGGTTCAAGTCCCATACAGTTTTCATCATTTTTCTGTCACATTAACAAGATTGAAGCAGTGTAATACCTGAACGCATGACTCGACAGGCAGCGGAGAAAGCATATGTGTGACAAAGGTAGATGAGAGGGTGAACAAGGTAGCAGTTGCGGCTAATGGAGCAGCCAATGCAGCAAAAGTAATGCCAATTAAAGCAGTCCAAAGCAAATGCATCATAATAACAGTAATGACAACATTCCCATTGAAAATACATGAGATAGCAACACGAGGATTATGGTTGGCTCATTTGACTCTTTTCAAATAGCTTTATGTTTTATACTGTCGTCTTCATACATGCCTTGATCTCTCATGGAGAAGCTGTAATTTACATGTCTGCAGTTCCATGCCTGACATGAAAGATGGATAGAGTATAAAAGCATGTGTTCATAATACATGATGATGCAGATGGAACCATTTTTCTAGTTCCCATCTGATCTTTGAGTACAGTTTTGTAAAGATGAGCTAGATCATGTAACATAAGTGCTGATGAGCAGGTGGTGAAACCACATCATGTCAATGCTCTAGGGGAACTAAATTGGTTTTTCAATGAAGACAATCATGCATACatgtcttaaattttttttttttttttatactaGTTTGTCAGAGTTGAGTAAATGTTAATTTGCTGCTTCGGCTGCAGGCAACAGTCATATGCAACAGATACTTGCTTAACCTGTACACTTCGTAGGTATCATTTTAGCACTCCGATGTCATGTAATAAAAAACTCTGGACATGATTTGTACATATGATTAGGCAAACCCTAACAGTTGTGATGTGGTTTTAGATAGCTGAATTCTTAGTTTCAATAATCTAAAGATATCAATTTTAGTGATCAAAGATCAAATCTGACAGACCTCAAATATAAAATAAGTTGCTGAAGAGAAGAGAATACCAGTTCGTTTCTTTTCCTTTGTTGGATGAACTCTTGGTTCTTGTAGTAAAAAATCAAGTTCTGCATCAGATAGCAATCCTAATAAAAATTCAAGTTTGAATGATCAGAGATCAAACCTGACAACCAGGATGCTCAATTCTGTCTTAGGTTGTTTTTAAAATGCTGAACTCTTAGTTGTCGTAATCAAAGATCGAATTCCTGTGTTAAAAGATCAAACCTGACAATCTCAAATATCAAAAAAGTAAGTTGAGGCAGAGAAAGAGAATGGCAACTCTGGATGCTAAATTCTGATCTTTCTTAATTACAGTGAAATATTTTCAAGAAGTATAATTAATGTAAAAAATATGGAGAAGAAGAATCCCATATGTAAAACCCCAGCCACGCACATAAAAAGAATTTTTTTGCGACTAGACTAAAGCGCTAGACATGAATTTCTTTCTAGTAACAAAATACAGAGGGGCATCAGTCACTAATCTATACTAAACAATTAAATAAACTTTTCTAAAATGCTTGATTTGTTAGAATGTGGAGGTCGAAAGTCCTCCAATCGCAGACACGAACTTGCTCGAATTTCATTCAAGACAGTTTCTCCTTTCTCTGTGTTAATTACCCCCAAGGTGCTTCCAAGAACATCAGCAGCCAGCCCTGTTTCTAGTAGACGCCCTGGCTCCTCTCCCCCATCATATATTAAACGTCCAATCTCACTCAGGGTAACCACATTTTCTACTATGATTTTGGCAAGGATATGACCAAGAAATTCAGCAGCTTTCGGAGCATCATTCACTACATCCTCCAATGTGCTGAGAACAGATTCAAACCTAaatggacaaaaaaaaaaaaaaactcataaaaTAATGACCTCTGAAGGTTATAACCAATCAATAGATATCTACGTTAAATGGATACTTCATTCTCCCTAGGTACATATTGTTAAATAATTCTCATACCCTTTAACAAGTTGATCTTGGCTCAACACACCATCATGGGACCTTGCCAGATTGACAAGTAGCTTTGCCAAAAGATGCCGTTCCATATCTTTCCTCTCGAAAGAGTCTGTTACCCAAAGAGCAATCATTGTCGGATGGAAGCTCTGAGAGTTCAAATCTTTGATGCACAAAGCAACTTCTTTCTCATCCCTAGCACtgaaagaattaaaagagaaAAGTGCTCAGTACTTGATAAAAGCAACCTGATATTAACATCAAAGGCTGAATAAAAAAAGGAGGGCAGCAGTATAAACATGAAATATGTACTAAAATTCTTAAGTTTACCATCAACGACTGCACTACTTAGCTTAAATCGGGCCATCAGAATCAGTATCAAAATCATGGAAGATATAACCAACAtactttgattttttatttttttttaaagactCAATTTAAATCAAAATCCTATTAAGTTCCAGAAATTAGATAACTTACTATAACTTTTCAAGTTCACCATCATCAACTGCAGTACGCATTTAAATCAAGGCATCAGTATCAATATTAAAATCATGTAATTAGCCACATATTTTCAGTAAAACAACTTTCAAAACTCAATGTCCTTTGAGTTTTACAAACAACTAAAACTCTTGAAAATTTTGCTTCTAAATAAGTGACAAGACTGCATTGGAACAATTTAGTTGTAGTCACATCATTAGATTAACTACCAGCATATTTGATATTAAAGATCCTAAAGCCAAACACATTTTAGGAGCAGTTTTATATTTCAAGTTTCTGCCTGACTAAAATGTATAGTCCATAAATGCAAATGAATGTATTTGCATTTACATACATTTAAGGAGTATTTTGAGCGAAGCCTGATGTTTGGCCTCGTGCAGGAGATGCTGCAAGAGGTCTATTTGGGTTCCTCAAATCCCTATTACTGAAACTCATGCCAGGTTCCTGGGAACTCAACTGGTCATAAGCAGCTGGCGCTGCAAATCTCTCTCTCATATCTCTTGGCATGAATTCCTCTCTAGAACCATAATTAGCCCGCTCTGGTAGAGAACTAAAACCATTCAAACCAGCAGCCAATCTTCTTGAATCTCCAGAAATAGGAGAAACATCAGCTAAGGGAGTACTTGGCATTGCTGGCGGTCCTCTAAAATCCATCCCTCTAGCTAGGCCACGCTGATGGCCCAAAGCAATAGAATCATCACCGACTGGTCTTTGAGGCAAGGGAACTAACAAATTCCTAGTCTCAATACGCAGCCTGTCATCCATGCGAGCATCCTGAGCCCCAAAACCACGGAGCTGAGTTGGTGACCCACGGAAACTACCTACCTGAGGACCAGGAGAAGATAACACAGATGCTCGTGGGCCAAAATCCGAGGGTGCCCTTCTTGCAGCAGGATTGATGCCCGGACCATGAGCAAGCCTACTGGCTTGTGCTTGTCGCTCTTGAGCGACATCTCTGTGCACTTCTTCAATCTTTTTAGGCCCGTCAACTTTCCTCCTCTGCTGCCACTTATTCTTTCTCAGATCAATAGCATCTTTCAACATGAACCTAACCCTAGAAGATAATTTCACATTGTTTGACAACTTAGCCATCCTCTCAAAATAGGCATCCATAGACACCTTTGCTTTGGGATGGTCTATCATTTCTCCAATCGTACTCATTAATTTGCACAAAGCCTCAATATCTTCTTCATCAGGATTCTCATATTCACCAAGTAATTTCTTGATGCATTCATGCATGATTTTCTCAGTTAACATTTTCTTCTTGTACACCTCTCCAATAAGTCTGATGTTACCCAACATTCGTCTCCGTGCCTTgattctcttctcctctctttccTCCTCAGACCGTTTAGCCTCACCCACTTCCTCAACTTTATTTGCTTCTTCTTGCTCTCTCTCCCCTCTTTCAAATTCCTCCTGGCACTTGTTCAGCAGCAATCTCTTGAAAGTAATCTTTTCATTGCCTTCACTAAAATCAGGCAACTCTCCTGCCAGATGATAACAGAAGTTCGCATACATTTCACAGAAAGTAGGCTCCATCAAAGCTTTGTCAAAGATTTGTGAGATGACACCTGTGAGTGTAACTGCATTGTCAATGTTCACTGCTTTTACTTGCTCAAAGAGTTTCTCAAAGTTTTGGGGAGTTAGTTTGTTCAAAATGGCTTTTAGTTGCCTTTGCTTTAAGGTTTCCTCATCAGTAACTTTACCCATTTCATACTTTCTTGCAGCTCTGTGCATCATCTGTAATGGTGTTTGTGGTGAAGAAATCAACCCCTTCTGCGAATAGTTAGCAACAGGCTGCCACCTGTCAGTATCAGGACTATTTCTTGGCATCCCTCCTTGCAGACCCATAGGGTGCATTGGTCCAGCAAGGATCCCTCCAACAAATGGCAGCGATGTTTGAGCTCGTGGGTGCCTTACAATGCCAAAGTTACCTCCCTGGGCAGGCTGAAAACTTGCAGCAGCACCATAACTAGGATCAAGACGCATATCCCTTCCTGACCTAAAAGAACCAGATAGTTTCACACATCTCTCGTTATCAACCATTCCACTACCACGTCGATCTAATCGAGATCCACTAGATTGCCTATCCATTTTTCTTCTAGGACTAGGATATGAATCACGATCAACAAGGTGCGAGCCATTGACATTGGGAGTCATCAAGGGCGCAATATCTGAAGCAATCTCAAAACCTTGTGGAAGATCAGTACACTGCTCGGCAAACTTAAGAAGGAAATCTCTGGAATACTTCTTTGATATATTCCCACTTCCATCTTTCTCGATATTTATTAACCCTTCATGAGCCTTCTCGCCATTATTAGAAGTTTCTAATTTTGGTGCACAGCTGTCAGCAGCATCTTCCCAATCATCAAGTTGAGCCTTATCCTGTGCAAGTTTCTCACTTCCTGTAGAATCCACCTGAGGGGACTCATGAGATACCAGCTTCAAATCAACCCCAGTGCAATTGCTCTCTGCACTTGCTGAAGGTACGACTGTCTCTTTCTTTTCCTCGGGAATTTTAAAAGCTATGTAGCGATCAGAAGTTGTCCCGGCAGCATCAGCCTTCTCAAGAAATTCTTGTCTTTTTTTCCTCCATCTAACTGAAGTACTCTTTGTCCTACTGAGATCTGGTGCAGGTTTGTCCTTTGAACTAGGTACAGGAACACCACCTCCTTCATATTTTGATGATGAATCGAAGAGACCAGTAGTTGTGACCAGAGTAGACTGCTGGTCAGATGCACCAGATTTAGTAACAGTGACCTCATTGCTATCGACGGCTTTTGCAGATGCATTGGAACCAAAGGTGATTACAACATGTGAACTTTCAAGATCTGTAGATTTGGATACTTTAGAGGAAGAAAAATCCATACTATCAGAGACTCTCTTATTTTCAATGCTAGCCCCAACGTCTTCATCAAGCATTGGACGTGCAGTAACAAAGGTAGGAACAATATAACTGGTAGTTGATACCTCCAAAGCAGAATTCTGATCGGATTCAAGCTCCATAGATTTCAAGGGATCCTTAATTCTATTAATTTCAGGTTTCAGTTGCTCATCAAGCTTGGAAGAACCATCTATATTAGCATGCTGAACCACGTCCAAGCAATCAACATTACTGCCAGTACCAGAAACTTCAGATGAATCAAAGGTTAAGCCGTCTCTCTTCCTGTCTGTCCTCAGATCTATAGAAGAAGTTGAAGAACCATTAATTGATAACTTCTTGGTAGGTTGTGGCAAAACATAAGCAGCTGATGATGATGTTAAAGCTGTTTTGGCCCTTATAGTGTCAGAGACTGCACTGTCGGAGGAAATACTGTGTTCTGCAGTGTGGGAAGCCGAGTAGGATGTTGACATGGACTGTCAAACAATGtgtaaaaaaacatataaatagatgcaaaaaaaaaaattacacgtGCAACAACAAATAAAGAGAATGAAAATACCTGATTTGGTGGCTGAATATGTCCTTCCTTACCCGGCTTCTTCTGATAATCTTTTACAGAGTTAGAATAGGTCAAACTGTCCCTCCCGCTGTCATTACCGACAACAACCCGGCCTGACTCCTCAGACATAGCAGCTGGAGCAGAAGATACGAACTCATCCAAGTTAGTTGCTTGAACTCTTTTTGTTGCTGTAGCTGGCAATGAATtggatgctaatgattcactttcACATTTTGGCTGCTGTACAGAGCTCTCTTGACAAGTATCCAAATCTCTTTGAGCCTGAGATAAGCTACCGTCACTAGATGGTACTGAAGGTTTTAGTAATCCAACCTTTTCAACAGCGGGCAAATTAATTGATAAAGATGAATCTATCACCTTTTCTCCAGCAGAAACAATTGCTGGCTTGACTGTAACCAGTGTTATGCCTGATGAAGCAGAGGATGCTACATCGTGAACATCACATGCCAGTTCCACACTTGGTGATTCTAAAGTACCATGTTTAAGATTTACAGATTTATTAACTGGAAGTGAACCATGGGCAGCTGCTGAGTTCATATAAGAAATGTTTTGATGACTCTGGCCAACAGGATAATTAAATCTCAGCCCTTGGGCATTTGGTGCTACTGCTATCTGGCTACTAGACAGTTGCAGAGTATTTGGTGGTGGATAAAAGATGGAATTGGTATTGTAAGGATCGGAATAATAGTTGATTGAATGAGGAGCAAATGATGGAACTGGTTGGAATTGAGAAGGCACAATAGGATGAGACCTTGGACCTGATGACCCACTGTCTAAATATGTATCTGTTCGTTCATTAAGCCTTAATTCTTCGCGAGTCTCAGGGTGTGTAATCTTGACAGTAGTTTTTCGAGGAACACTGAATTTCCCTCCTTGCTGTTGAGGATACTGAGGGGCAATGCCCATTCCCAAGTTGCCCAATTGGGGTGCAAGCTGACCACCCAAAGGTGGCGTGAAACTCAAGCCCTGACCCTGATGCATCATTCCCTGAAGTGGCAATGGGTAAGGCGAAAGACCTGGGACTAAAAGTTGCTGCTGCATCACCTGAGGGTCATTTTCCACTGGGATTGGCATACGCACTGGCATCTGGATTGAAGTAGCACTTACACTCAGAGACTGAGATTGAATCTGTGGATTACTCACACCAAATTGCATGGGAACCTGAGGTTGGTGATGAAATGGCATTTGCATTGAGGCCATGGGAATATTAAGATGAGATGACTTCTGTGTCTGGTTCGCAGGGGGTCCTGCGGAGGCTTGTACATCTTTTTTGACCATGGGCATGGAGTGAGCCTCCCCAGAATTAGATTGGCCAGTTGCAACTGAATCTTTTCTTGGTAGCTGCTGCCAAGGAACAGTAGTGGGCAAATTTGACACAGATTTAACAGAAGAACCATGGCATGCCTGCAGGTAAAAATGCCATTTAAATATATAAGTGAATTCCTAAGACTCCAAAACTATATCAGTTAAAAAGCATCAGATCATGAACATGGTAGACCAACAAATGTGATGGCCCCAAATATCTTGTATTCATATTATACTTGGTTTCTACAGAGTATTCTGCAGTGTAACATTTCATGGTTCTTGAAAACTAAGCTGCATCTTTTTTATGGAAAGAGACAAACCTGATCGCGTTTCTGCTCATCCAAATTTGGGGGTGCTGAGCTAGTTTGTGCTGGAATCTAATACAGATGAGAACACAAGACCTGCTATTAGAAACAAGGCTTCAAATGGAAAATAGATGGAACACCAACATGAATAGTTAGATACCTGCATTCCATTCATTGAACCAGGACTTATGGACCCAAACTGTAAAGAGAATGCTTGGGATGCATCTCCTGGAGTTAATCCATAAGAAACAGTTAAAAGCATATAATTAGTTACATCAGCTTAAAGCTAGAAATGATATCATGGCAAGCGAACAGCCAAAATACTACGTAA
Above is a genomic segment from Gossypium arboreum isolate Shixiya-1 chromosome 8, ASM2569848v2, whole genome shotgun sequence containing:
- the LOC108468571 gene encoding eukaryotic translation initiation factor 4G-like translates to MSFKQSRSDKSEQQQYRKLGRSASSNQQQRTSSGVYGEGAGGGPAPSSSLSSSSSSSRSFKKSNNAQGGQPRVHTPAVNSTESSNASAARNIQTGARVQPQLQGASNMLVASGVAKPVGSSANQRSTQAVPKAPTSLSASLSSDSSFSTHPTKGDASQAFSLQFGSISPGSMNGMQIPAQTSSAPPNLDEQKRDQACHGSSVKSVSNLPTTVPWQQLPRKDSVATGQSNSGEAHSMPMVKKDVQASAGPPANQTQKSSHLNIPMASMQMPFHHQPQVPMQFGVSNPQIQSQSLSVSATSIQMPVRMPIPVENDPQVMQQQLLVPGLSPYPLPLQGMMHQGQGLSFTPPLGGQLAPQLGNLGMGIAPQYPQQQGGKFSVPRKTTVKITHPETREELRLNERTDTYLDSGSSGPRSHPIVPSQFQPVPSFAPHSINYYSDPYNTNSIFYPPPNTLQLSSSQIAVAPNAQGLRFNYPVGQSHQNISYMNSAAAHGSLPVNKSVNLKHGTLESPSVELACDVHDVASSASSGITLVTVKPAIVSAGEKVIDSSLSINLPAVEKVGLLKPSVPSSDGSLSQAQRDLDTCQESSVQQPKCESESLASNSLPATATKRVQATNLDEFVSSAPAAMSEESGRVVVGNDSGRDSLTYSNSVKDYQKKPGKEGHIQPPNQSMSTSYSASHTAEHSISSDSAVSDTIRAKTALTSSSAAYVLPQPTKKLSINGSSTSSIDLRTDRKRDGLTFDSSEVSGTGSNVDCLDVVQHANIDGSSKLDEQLKPEINRIKDPLKSMELESDQNSALEVSTTSYIVPTFVTARPMLDEDVGASIENKRVSDSMDFSSSKVSKSTDLESSHVVITFGSNASAKAVDSNEVTVTKSGASDQQSTLVTTTGLFDSSSKYEGGGVPVPSSKDKPAPDLSRTKSTSVRWRKKRQEFLEKADAAGTTSDRYIAFKIPEEKKETVVPSASAESNCTGVDLKLVSHESPQVDSTGSEKLAQDKAQLDDWEDAADSCAPKLETSNNGEKAHEGLINIEKDGSGNISKKYSRDFLLKFAEQCTDLPQGFEIASDIAPLMTPNVNGSHLVDRDSYPSPRRKMDRQSSGSRLDRRGSGMVDNERCVKLSGSFRSGRDMRLDPSYGAAASFQPAQGGNFGIVRHPRAQTSLPFVGGILAGPMHPMGLQGGMPRNSPDTDRWQPVANYSQKGLISSPQTPLQMMHRAARKYEMGKVTDEETLKQRQLKAILNKLTPQNFEKLFEQVKAVNIDNAVTLTGVISQIFDKALMEPTFCEMYANFCYHLAGELPDFSEGNEKITFKRLLLNKCQEEFERGEREQEEANKVEEVGEAKRSEEEREEKRIKARRRMLGNIRLIGEVYKKKMLTEKIMHECIKKLLGEYENPDEEDIEALCKLMSTIGEMIDHPKAKVSMDAYFERMAKLSNNVKLSSRVRFMLKDAIDLRKNKWQQRRKVDGPKKIEEVHRDVAQERQAQASRLAHGPGINPAARRAPSDFGPRASVLSSPGPQVGSFRGSPTQLRGFGAQDARMDDRLRIETRNLLVPLPQRPVGDDSIALGHQRGLARGMDFRGPPAMPSTPLADVSPISGDSRRLAAGLNGFSSLPERANYGSREEFMPRDMRERFAAPAAYDQLSSQEPGMSFSNRDLRNPNRPLAASPARGQTSGFAQNTPYARDEKEVALCIKDLNSQSFHPTMIALWVTDSFERKDMERHLLAKLLVNLARSHDGVLSQDQLVKGFESVLSTLEDVVNDAPKAAEFLGHILAKIIVENVVTLSEIGRLIYDGGEEPGRLLETGLAADVLGSTLGVINTEKGETVLNEIRASSCLRLEDFRPPHSNKSSILEKFI